In the genome of Vicia villosa cultivar HV-30 ecotype Madison, WI linkage group LG7, Vvil1.0, whole genome shotgun sequence, one region contains:
- the LOC131620455 gene encoding SNF2 domain-containing protein CLASSY 4-like, producing MAGVSSRTRSTLAGVSGRTRSKNVPLFGSLSFHGLFKSKRRKSDTGLGSKKRKPNEESLVLHEQVKLISEGCVEQVQNVDVEDCERNNFEGCVGVEKEVEKEKSGGIGELAEKDEIFDDEKGGLLSEKLIIDPEDESDDDDDDSEDESDDDGDDDDGSEESEEIETSDEEYQVDEVNEVSDSDDSGTYVDDDDSGEEKEERTKSWKKKEEKKKGSEEEEEKMGWEEEKKMGWKKEEEEKNMDREEERKMSWEEKNMGLEEEEERKMYWEETEEVVVEEEEKKMRWEETEVVVVVEEEEEKMSWEEKEDEVVVEEEEKKMCWEETEVVVVVEEERKKCWEETEVVVVEEKKKCWEETEVVVVEEDEKKMSWEEKEEDEKKMSWEEKEEEKKMCWEETEELVVEEEKEADLDMIWQEYSNGLAEMGREANGQGSANNDELEHAYEGNVRSSNALKKKGSFVPMEAPSSKLHQAPETLTSKGLQMKVRNVSDDDDNVYVGKTISKSKSKSKESVVIGDCVEEKMQSFRGIGVGDESDSCIQTQQKKVKASDKQQMMEMKESIYKGRANTHSGGKNKSTDQNGSNQRGKSTVFRPKELRLVELLAEYYWGNKNNKIKNDSPVLEIKDVIRQDTRPPPVCNETTPLIWSLKKAEKVQKTKNEEEEEVLWDQMDTSLRELEAESMIGNLGTNEATQEKIGSPSSDCEHDIYLDEEIGVYCRRCGWVVTDIKDVSPQVVDKFPYEGSGQRALFGDANVAHFHGSHFNVSDHDSETNFSCDERTVWDLIPDVKQTLYSHQQEGFEFIWNKLVGNMELRGLKNTNLQREGGCIISHAPGTGKTKLTIMFLKAYLKVFPKCLPVIVAPAGLLLTWEDEFKKWDIGVPFHNLNNPELSVKEHDDVVNATDWSNTGRHSKDETRMAKLISWFKETSILGISYTLFQDLAYGEVECTDKKKNKHAKGWEWESEDKKYNKQKRKENSYMRKALLEAPGLLVLDEGHTPRNARSLVWKVLSKVQTKKRIMLSGTPFQNNFLELYNTFSIVKPSFPNTIPPKLKKFCQKHKKAAKEEWSWEPVTGNSTTGNTSDDKIKHLKLLMAPFVHVYKGAILQKKLFGLRECVLRLKPDRFQKQILEGIKSSQNILKFEHKLILASVHPSLFLECKLLEEEEAVVDKEQLEKLRLNPNIGVKTKFLVEFVNLCVAVNEKVLVFSQFIPPLRLIVEQLNSIFNWAEGKEILYMDGNIDLKEKQSIIHNFNDANSKAKILLACTKACSEGISLVGASRVVLLDVVWNPSVERQAISRAYRIGQKRVVYTYHLLTHETTECVKYFKQAEKDRLSELVFSDNHMGKNRAANFKDGILDLMLQHEKLKDMFVECVVQPKERDLVESFYY from the exons ATGGCCGGTGTTTCGAGTCGAACACGAAGCACACTGGCTGGTGTTTCGGGTCGTACTCGAAGTAAGAATGTTCCGCTGTTCGGTAGTCTTTCATTTCATGGCTTGTTTAAATCTAAGCGCAGAAAAAGTGATACGGGTTTGGGGTCTAAAAAAAGGAAGCCAAATGAAGAATCTCTTGTGTTGCATGAACAGGTTAAGTTAATTTCTGAGGGTTGTGTTGAACAAGTACAAAATGTTGATGTGGAAGATTGTGAAAGAAACAACTTTGAGGGATGTGTTGGTGTTGAAAAGGAAGTAGAGAAAGAGAAAAGTGGAGGAATTGGTGAGTTGGCTGAAAAAGATGAAATCTTTGATGATGAGAAGGGTGGGTTGTTATCTGAAAAGCTGATTATAGATCCAGaggatgaatctgatgatgatgatgatgatagtgaagatgaatctgatgatgatggtgatgatgatgacggAAGTGAAGAAAGTGAGGAAATTGAGACTAGTGATGAAGAATATCAAGTTGATGAGGTGAATGAAGTTTCTGACAGTGATGATAGCGGTActtatgttgatgatgatgatagtggtgaggagaaagaagagaggacaaagagttggaagaagaaggaggagaagaaaaagggttcggaggaggaggaggagaaaaTGGGTtgggaggaagagaagaaaatggGTTGGAAGAAGGAGGAGGAGGAGAAGAACATGGATCGGGAGGAGGAGAGGAAAATGAGTTGGGAGGAGAAGAACATGGGtttggaggaggaggaggagaggAAAATGTATTGGGAGGAGACGGAGGAGGTGGTGGTGGAGGAGGAGGAGAAGAAAATGAGATGGGAGGAGacggaggtggtggtggtggtggaggaggaggaggagaaaaTGAGTTGGGAGGAGAAGGAGGATGAGGTGGTGGTggaagaggaggagaagaaaatGTGTTGGGAGGAGacggaggtggtggtggtggtggaggagGAGAGGAAAAAGTGTTGGGAAGAGacggaggtggtggtggtggaggagAAGAAAAAGTGTTGGGAAGAGacggaggtggtggtggtggaggagGATGAGAAGAAAATGAGTTGGGAGGAGAAGGAGGAGGATGAGAAGAAAATGAGTTGGGAGGAGAAGGAGGAGGAGAAGAAAATGTGTTGGGAGGAGACGGAGGAGTTGGTGGTGGAGGAGGAGAAAGAGGCGGATTTGGATATGATTTGGCAAGAATATAGCAATGGGCTGGCAGAGATGGGGAGAGAGGCCAATGGCCAAGGTTCTGCAAACAATGATGAATTGGAGCATGCATATGAAGGTAATGTAAGATCCTCTAATGCCTTAAAAAAAAAGGGTTCTTTTGTTCCAATGGAGGCTCCTTCTTCAAAATTGCATCAAGCACCGGAGACACTGACATCAAAAGGCCTGCAAATGAAAGTGAGAAATGTCTCTGATGACGATGATAATGTTTATGTTGGCAAAACCATTTCCAAGTCCAAATCCAAATCCAAAGAAAGTGTGGTTATTGGTGATTGTGTTGAAGAAAAAATGCAATCTTTTCGAGGTATAGGTGTTGGGGATGAAAGTGATTCTTGTATTCAAACACAACAGAAGAAGGTGAAGGCTTCAGATAAACAGCAAATGATGGAGATGAAGGAAAGTATTTATAAAGGTAGAGCTAACACCCATAGTGGCGGGAAGAACAAATCCACGGATCAAAATGGTTCGAATCAAAGGGGAAAAAGCACAGTTTTTAGGCCGAAGGAGTTGCGTTTAGTCGAACTCCTTGCTGAATACTATTGGGGAAAcaagaataataaaattaagaatgatTCACCTGTGTTGGAGATAAAAGATGTTATTCGCCAAGATACACGCCCACCACCTGTTTGTAACGAGACAACTCCATTGATATGGAGCCTTAAAAAGGCGGAGAAAGTGCAAAAGACCAAGAACGAGGAGGAGGAGGAAGTACTGTGGGATCAAATGGATACAAGCCTCAGAGAACTCGAAGCTGAATCCATG ATCGGAAATTTGGGGACCAATGAAGCTACTCAGGAAAAAATCGGAAGTCCATCCTCTGACTGTGAACATGATATCTATCTTGATGAAGAGATCGGTGTATATTGCAGGCGGTGTGGTTGGGTTGTTACTGACATTAAAGATGTCTCGCCACAAGTG GTTGATAAATTTCCCTATGAAGGTTCGGGACAAAGGGCTTTGTTTGGTGATGCAAATGTCGCACACTTTCATGGCTCTCACTTCAATGTTTCTGATCATGACTCGGAGACTAATTTCTCTTGCGATGAAAGAACAGTTTGGGACCTAATTCCTGATGTAAAACAGACCTTATATTCTCACCAACAAGAAGGTTTTGAGTTCATTTGGAATAAGTTAGTAGGAAACATGGAGCTTCGAGGGTTAAAGAACACCAATCTTCAAAGGGAGGGTGGTTGCATTATTTCACATGCTCCTGGTACTGGAAAGACAAAGCTGACAATAATGTTTCTCAAGGCTTATTTAAAAGTTTTTCCGAAATGCTTGCCGGTCATTGTTGCTCCAGCGGGTTTGTTGCTTACTTGGGAAGACGAATTCAAAAAATGGGACATAGGTGTTCCATTTCACAATTTGAACAATCCTGAGTTATCTGTTAAAGAGCATGATGATGTTGTTAATGCAACTGATTGGTCTAATACAGGGAGGCATAGTAAAGACGAGACGCGGATGGCTAAACTGATTTCGTGGTTCAAAGAAACGAGCATTCTGGGAATCAGTTACACTTTGTTCCAGGATCTAGCCTACGGAGAAGTGGAATGCACagataagaaaaagaataagCATGCGAAAGGATGGGAATGGGAGTCCGAAGataagaaatataataaacaGAAGAGAAAAGAAAACAGTTATATGAGGAAGGCTTTGCTTGAAGCTCCTGGTTTGTTGGTTCTAGATGAAGGACATACGCCAAGAAATGCAAGAAGTCTTGTTTGGAAGGTGTTGTCAAAAGTTCAAACAAAGAAGCGAATTATGCTTTCTGGAACTCCTTTCCAGAATAATTTCTTGGAACTGTACAACACTTTCAGCATAGTGAAGCCTTCTTTTCCTAACACGATACCGCCCAAGCTGAAAAAGTTTTGCCAGAAACATAAGAAAGCAGCAAAAGAAGAATGGAGTTGGGAACCGGTTACTGGAAACAGTACAACAGGAAATACTTCTGATGATAAGATCAAGCATTTGAAGTTACTAATGGCTCCCTTTGTTCATGTTTACAAAGGCGCGAttcttcaaaagaagcttttcgGGTTAAGAGAATGTGTGCTTCGTTTGAAGCCGGACAGGTTTCAGAAACAAATTCTTGAGGGCATTAAAAGTTCTCAGAACATATTGAAATTTGAGCATAAGCTGATACTGGCATCGGTCCATCCGTCTCTATTCCTCGAATGCAAACTtttggaagaagaagaagctgtTGTCGACAAGGAACAGCTTGAAAAACTTAGATTGAATCCAAATATCGGCGTCAAAACAAAATTTTTGGTGGAGTTTGTTAATCTTTGTGTTGCTGTTAATGAAAAAGTTCTTGTGTTCAGCCAATTCATTCCCCCTTTACGCTTAATTGTTGAGCAATTAAACTCAATCTTCAATTGGGCCGAGGGGAAGGAAATACTCTACATGGATGGCAATATAGATCTGAAGGAAAAGCAGTCTATAATCCACAACTTCAACGATGCAAACAGCAAAGCTAAGATTCTACTTGCATGTACGAAAGCTTGTTCCGAGGGAATTAGCTTAGTTGGAGCGTCGAGGGTCGTGCTACTTGATGTTGTATGGAATCCTTCTGTCGAGCGACAGGCTATCAGTAGAGCATATAGGATTGGACAAAAGAGAGTTGTGTACACGTACCATCTGCTCACGCACGAGACTACCGAGTGCGTCAAATATTTCAAACAGGCCGAAAAGGACCGGTTGTCTGAACTAGTATTTTCGGATAATCACATGGGCAAAAACCGTGCGGCGAACTTTAAAGATGGTATTCTTGATCTAATGCTTCAGCATGAAAAACTTAAAGACATGTTTGTTGAGTGTGTGGTACAGCCAAAGGAAAGAGATCTGGTGGAGAGTTTTTATTATTGA
- the LOC131618900 gene encoding uncharacterized protein LOC131618900, whose protein sequence is MASLFAKRGEIWNAVLQSGQLWNESSMKFIKEESAKAMTHHVTRFDQHNHNFIVKETINHNEGLPRQEYRVMLPSRWCDCGKFQALRMPCSHVIAACTYAHQDALRLLSLIYKAETLLNVYNNGFPMVAKPDYWPAYEGEIIWHNDQMRRNKKGRPRSKRITTEIDSVDKLERECGLCRQVGHNRKNCHTRATSSTT, encoded by the coding sequence ATGGCTTCATTGTTTGCAAAAAGAGGTGAAATATGGAATGCGGTATTACAATCGGGACAACTGTGGAATGAAAGCAGCATGAAATTTATTAAGGAAGAAAGTGCCAAAGCAATGACTCATCATGTGACAAGATTCGATCAACATAACCACAACTTCATTGTCAAAGAGACAATCAACCACAACGAGGGGCTGCCAAGACAAGAGTATAGGGTTATGCTACCATCTCGTTGGTGCGATTGTGGAAAATTTCAAGCCCTTCGTATGCCTTGTTCTCATGTCATTGCAGCATGTACGTATGCTCATCAAGATGCATTACGGCTTTTATCTCTAATTTACAAGGCAGAGACTTTGCTCAACGTATACAACAATGGCTTTCCAATGGTAGCAAAACCGGATTATTGGCCTGCGTACGAAGGAGAAATAATTTGGCACAACGATCAAATGCGAAGGAATAAAAAGGGTCGTCCTAGAAGCAAGCGTATCACAACTGAAATAGACTCTGTTGACAAGCTAGAAAGAGAGTGTGGTTTATGCCGTCAGGTCGGACACAACCGAAAAAATTGTCACACTCGTGCTACTAGTTCGACAACATAA